The Pseudomonas sp. MPC6 nucleotide sequence CTGGACCATGGCTTCGGCACAGGCGCCCGCCTCCACCAGGTACAGCTCCAGCTCCACCTGTTCTTCGGCGCGGGCAATCGCGACCAGCATCCGCGGAAAAAACTGCGGGCCGTCGATCAGCAGCTCAAACGCATTGCCTTCACGCCAGGGGAAAATTGCGCCGGCCATGTCAGCGCGCCGTGAAAATCAGTACCGCACCCACCGGCACCGACAGACTGATGGCCGACAAGCCGGCGACCTTGCGCAAGCTTTCCAGGCCTGGTGCCAGGTCGAAATCTTCGGCATTGATCACCAGCGGTTCGAGGGTCACCACCTGAAAACGTCGATCATCGAGGCGCGTCGCCAGCAGTTCGGCGTTGTATTGGTGTTGCTTGCCATGCAGGTCGACCGTCAACGGCAACCGCAATTCCAATTGTGCACCCGGCGCGAGGTCATTGATCGGGCGCAGATCGATTTGCGTGGTGATCAACGCTGCGGGGAATGTCTGGATCTGGAACAGCTCCTTGCGCATGCGCTCATCGCGCAAGGGGATGCCGCTGTTCACCGACTCCAGCTCGACTTCCACCTCGGCCAGGCCCGTGGGGCTGACCTTGCCGTGCAGTACCAGAAAGCGTTGCACTTCGGAAATGTTGGCGTTTTTGGTGCTGATGAACGATAGCCGCGAGGACTCGCCGTCCAGGTACCAATTGGCCCGGGCCGATAACGAGGCGCCGGCCAGGAGCAGGAAAGCGAGGGTTTTGAACAGGGAGCGGTTGAACATAGAGACTCGTGGGGGCAAATAAACCTGAGCGAACCTTAACCGCCCTGAGGCGGGTTGCAAACCGCGAAGATCCAAAGATCGCCCCTGTAGGAGCTGGCTTGCCAGCGAAGGCACCATTGAGATCGCCATCGCCGGTAATCCATGCTCCTACAAAAACCAATCTGTTCAGGGCAGCAACCGACATCCCTGCCGCTCACCAACCCACACCGCGCTGTTGCTGCGCCCCAGGCCGCTGACCGTCACACGCTTGCTCGCCGCGTCATCGGTAAACCCGCTGATGGGCAACCACTGCTTTACATAGCCACGGCAATACCCGGCGTCGTTAGCCATCACGTACCGGCATGAGCAATATTCCTTGGCGGTGTAGGCGCTGATGATGTCCGGGAATGCCCACAGCGCCACCCGCTCCTGCCAGATCCAGCCGAGCAAGACGATCGACAGGATCAACCACAACGTGTTGAACGGATGGCGACGAACAAAACCGCGGCGGTTCATGGTTGCTCCTTCGCGACAAAGGCCTTGAGCGCGAGCTTGAGCAGTTCGTTGTGTCGGTAGCTGCCGTCGCGATCATCGCCGTAGCGCACGATCACCAAGTGTTCGCCGGGCATCACGTACATCGCCTGCCCCCAATGACCCAGTGCGGCGAACGTGTCGGCGGGAGCATCGGGCCAGGGGGTTGCCCCCCTCTCTATCGGGCGATTGAGCCACCAATGGCCGCCGGGCACTGCTTCGTCCTGATTGGCCTGGTAGCGGGCGAATGGTGTGCGGCTGAAGGCGACCCAGTCTTTGGGCACCCGTTGTCGATCGCCCCAGCGTCCGTCGCGGGCCATCAGCAGGCCGACCCGTGCCAGGTCCCGGGCGGTGAGGTAGGCATAGGACGAGGCGACGAAGGTGCCGCTGGCATCGGTTTCCCAGACCGCATGGTCAATCCCCAAAGGTTCGAACAGCGCGGTCCACGGGTAGTCCGTGTACCGCGTCGGACCGACAATGGTTTTCAACGCCGCCGACAGCAGATTGGTGTCACCACTGGAATAACGGAAGGCCTGGCCGGGCTGGGCGTAGCCGTCGTGGCCAGCGGTGAACGCGGCAATATCCTGGCGACCACGGGTATAGAGCATGGCCACCACCGACGACTTCAACGGTGCGTATTCATAGTCTTCCTGCCAGTCCAGCCCCGACGCCCAGTGCAGCAGATCGGCCATGGTCATGGTCGGGTGCTTTTGCATCGCTGGATAGAACTTCAGCACCGGGTCATCGAGCTTGAACAGACCCTCGCCATAGGCCACGCCGAGGACCGTGGCCATCAGGCTTTTGCTGATGGACCAGGTCAGGTGCGGGGTGTCGGCAGTGGTCGGGCCGGCGTAGCGCTCATAGATCAGTTGACCGTCGCGGATCACCAGCAAGGCATCGGTGCGGATGCCTTGGCGGGTGGTGTCGTCGCGGGGTGGGAAGGCGTAAGCCTCCAGGGCCTGCAGTGCCGGGCCGGTGACTGCCGGGGCGGTTGACCATTGAGCGCCAGGCCAGTTTTCGGCGCGGGCCGGGAGGCTGAGCAGCAGC carries:
- a CDS encoding YceI family protein, whose amino-acid sequence is MFNRSLFKTLAFLLLAGASLSARANWYLDGESSRLSFISTKNANISEVQRFLVLHGKVSPTGLAEVEVELESVNSGIPLRDERMRKELFQIQTFPAALITTQIDLRPINDLAPGAQLELRLPLTVDLHGKQHQYNAELLATRLDDRRFQVVTLEPLVINAEDFDLAPGLESLRKVAGLSAISLSVPVGAVLIFTAR
- a CDS encoding amidase; amino-acid sequence: MNRRGFVRRHPFNTLWLILSIVLLGWIWQERVALWAFPDIISAYTAKEYCSCRYVMANDAGYCRGYVKQWLPISGFTDDAASKRVTVSGLGRSNSAVWVGERQGCRLLP
- a CDS encoding serine hydrolase, yielding MFKGLPLLFLLLLSLPARAENWPGAQWSTAPAVTGPALQALEAYAFPPRDDTTRQGIRTDALLVIRDGQLIYERYAGPTTADTPHLTWSISKSLMATVLGVAYGEGLFKLDDPVLKFYPAMQKHPTMTMADLLHWASGLDWQEDYEYAPLKSSVVAMLYTRGRQDIAAFTAGHDGYAQPGQAFRYSSGDTNLLSAALKTIVGPTRYTDYPWTALFEPLGIDHAVWETDASGTFVASSYAYLTARDLARVGLLMARDGRWGDRQRVPKDWVAFSRTPFARYQANQDEAVPGGHWWLNRPIERGATPWPDAPADTFAALGHWGQAMYVMPGEHLVIVRYGDDRDGSYRHNELLKLALKAFVAKEQP